In the Malania oleifera isolate guangnan ecotype guangnan chromosome 1, ASM2987363v1, whole genome shotgun sequence genome, one interval contains:
- the LOC131150906 gene encoding basic endochitinase-like → MGRSYCQLLAFISFLCIINLASSTLRCGTQLAGDSCPEGHCCSKWGYCGNTSAHCCHGCQSKCNCLLPPWQADATAGRADGVADIVTEEVYNEMLPHRGTSPCPGAFYTYDAFIKASNKFESFGTSGDLETRKREIAAFFAHTSHETTGGWDTAPDGRYSWGYCWIREGGATDPGLLPDYCISSNQQWPCVAGQQYYGRGPFQISYNYNYGMAGAYLGYDLLSNPDLVETDPYVSFQTAFWFWMVAHEPKPSLHDVMVGNWTPSDNDLSVGRVPGFGLTTNIVNGGIECGYPSEQEQDRIQHYKRCCEILGVDPGDNLSCSDQQPYGLTTKATRKNKMLPILSNLVVA, encoded by the exons ATGGGGCGCTCTTACTGTCAACTACTAGCTTTCATCTCCTTCCTCTGCATCATCAACCTTGCATCCTCCACCCTTCGCTGCGGAACCCAACTCGCCGGCGACTCCTGTCCCGAAGGACACTGCTGCAGCAAGTGGGGCTACTGCGGCAACACCTCCGCCCACTGCTGCCATGGCTGCCAAAGCAAGTGCAACTGCCTCCTCCCGCCGTGGCAGGCGGACGCCACAGCCGGCCGCGCCGACGGAGTTGCCGACATCGTCACAGAAGAGGTGTACAATGAGATGCTGCCCCACCGAGGGACCTCACCCTGCCCGGGGGCCTTCTACACCTACGATGCGTTCATTAAGGCCTCCAACAAGTTCGAGTCTTTTGGAACATCTGGGGATTTGGAGACCCGTAAGAGAGAGATCGCGGCGTTTTTCGCGCACACTTCGCATGAAACCACAG GAGGGTGGGATACTGCACCGGACGGTCGATATTCGTGGGGTTATTGCTGGATTCGGGAAGGAGGGGCTACTGACCCAGGGTTGCTGCCGGactattgcatttcatcaaatCAACAGTGGCCATGCGTAGCTGGACAGCAGTACTATGGCCGTGGACCCTTCCAAATTTCATA CAATTACAATTACGGTATGGCTGGAGCTTACCTAGGCTATGATTTGTTAAGCAACCCCGACTTGGTTGAAACCGATCCGTATGTATCGTTCCAAACAGCGTTTTGGTTTTGGATGGTCGCACACGAACCCAAGCCCTCGTTGCACGACGTCATGGTGGGTAATTGGACACCATCTGACAATGACCTTTCAGTAGGTCGAGTACCAGGTTTTGGGCTCACCACCAACATCGTCAATGGTGGAATCGAATGTGGGTACCCTAGCGAGCAGGAGCAAGATCGAATCCAACACTACAAAAGGTGCTGCGAAATATTGGGCGTGGATCCAGGTGACAACCTCAGTTGCAGTGACCAACAACCCTATGGTTTGACTACTAAAGCAACCCGAAAGAACAAGATGCTACCTATCTTAAGTAACTTAGTCGTTGCTTAA